A part of Cervus elaphus chromosome 11, mCerEla1.1, whole genome shotgun sequence genomic DNA contains:
- the TMEM247 gene encoding transmembrane protein 247 has translation MAMEDREMMEGLGAGESCPTFPRMAPDDPMSEGKPRASLPQEADTPKPDSSYDHLEEMETCEDAGCPGPPKSLSSKAGPAATKGQAGDGPEPAELPSVPAAAAPGTPVRERNAEMELEKVRMEFELTRLRFLHEENERQRQHAEVMEQLRQQAAPRLFSGGLQDLLLPQNQFTMFLYCFIFIHIIYVTKEMIFFLFSKHYLFCIAAILLCLIKTLWSYFQVPSLSLHHWAPPSFTCAPLPQSELAVRKGLLSNIYTLV, from the exons ATGGCAATGGAGGATAGGGAAATGATGGAAGGCCTAGGGGCAGGAGAAAGTTGCCCAACCTTCCCCAGGATGGCGCCTGATGACCCCATGTCTGAAGGAAAGCCAAGGGCTTCGTTG CCCCAGGAGGCAGACACCCCGAAGCCAGACTCCTCCTACGACCACCTGGAGGAGATGGAAACTTGTGAGGACGCAGGCTGCCCGGGGCCTCCTAAGTCACTGTCCTCCAAGGCTGGCCCGGCTGCCACTAAAGGACAGGCGGGCGATGGACCCGAACCCGCGGAGCTGCCCTCGGTCCCAGCCGCGGCGGCGCCGGGGACCCCGGTGCGCGAGCGCAACGCCGAGATGGAGCTGGAGAAGGTGCGCATGGAGTTCGAGCTCACGCGGCTCAGGTTCCTCCACGAGGAGAACGAGCGGCAGCGGCAGCACGCGGAGGTGATGGAGCAGCTGCGGCAGCAGGCGGCGCCCCGCCTG TTCTCGGGAGGCCTCCAGGACCTCCTGCTTCCCCAGAACCAGTTCACCATGTTCCTGTACTGCTTCATCTTCATACACATAATCTACGTCACCAAGGAGATGATCTTCTTTCTGTTCTCCAAGCACTACCTGTTCTGCATTGCGGCCATTTTGCTCTGTTTGATTAAAACTTTATGGTCATACTTCCAAGTGCCTTCGCTCTCTCTCCATCACTGGGCACCTCCTTCCTTCACctgcgcccccctcccccagtcagAACTTGCTGTTAGGAAAGGTTTGCTGTCAAACATTTACACCTTAGTGTGA